TGTGTGGTTCTCATGCCGCGGTCTCACTGCTCTCGAACTGTTCGTTGATCCAGGCGTCCACGTCGCTTTTGCGGAACATGATTCGACCGGCGACTTTGCCGTGTTTTGGTGCTTTGCCTTCGTAGATCATTTGCCGTAGGCCTCTCTCTGTTCGTCGGATGTACTTTGCGGTTTCCGAGACGAACATGAGTTCTGGTGCTGGAGTGGTGCTCATGGCGGTCCTTTCAAGTGGTGGACACTTTTTGTCAGGATGTGTCCACTAAGAACTTTGGCATAGTGGTCGAAACTTGTCAATGACTGAACCACTATGTACTTTCGTGTTCCGCTCTGGTAGCTTTGCGGTTATGCAAACTGCTCAGCCACAACACGGCAGAAATGATGCCGAGGGCAACCCCTCCCCGTATGTACTCCCCGGCGAGATTCTTACGTACGACCCTTTTGAGTACGACACACCGCTTTCTGCGCTGGTCAGATTGCGTATGCGCCCGGGACCTGAAGCTCTTTGCTTTGAAGTTGGGCTGGAGATGCTGGCACCTTCATGGGCGGATGATGCGGCGCGCTGGCCTTCAGTTGTGAACTCTCTTAAGGTCGAGCCCTCTGAGGGGGCGGTAGAGGAGCGACTCACGGCGGGACTCGTTCGGTCGATTCGTTTCGGCGAGGTCCATCACTTCGCGCACGTGGGGGTGATGCATCATTACTTGAAGTTTGCGGATCCTGAAGTGGATGGTGGTAAGGCGCGGTGGGCTGAGATGATGCGTCAAAATGGCCCCGTAGACTCAACACTGCGTGAAGTAGCGGCCATATACCGCCATGCCGAGGCGATGGGGGCCCGGCCGGTAAAAATGGTCACCGAAACGTTCGATTTGCCCAGAACTACCGCCACCCGCTGGGTCAGGATGGCGCGCGAAAAGGGGTTCCTTGAACCTAAGAAGGGCGGCTAGTCGTGCCCTCCGTGAAAAGGATGAAAAGTGGGCGATGGCGCGCCCGGTACCGGCGCGACGGGAAACAGTACGAGAAGCACTTTAGGCGTGAGATCGACGCGACGCGATGGGTGCGAGAAATGACCGCGTCTGACGTAACCGGGGCGTTCGTCGACCCCTCGCGCGGGCGCGTTACTATCTCCAGCATTGCAGACGTTTGGCTCCAAACGCCTAGTTGGACCGAGTCTACTCGTGCCCGTAATAGGTCAATTGTCGGCACGTACATAATTCCGCGGTGGGGGAGTGTTCGCGTTGACCGAGTTGCCTACGAGACGGTTCAAGCCTGGGTGAACGAGTTGAGCTTGACTCTCGCCCCCACAACGGTGCATAAGGTAGCGGGTGTGCTGCGAAGTATTCTTCGCGTTGCAGTGAAGTCGCGGCGCATTGCGGTTAACCCGGCCAGTGACTTGGAACTTCCACGTCCAAAGGTGAAAGCGCGTCGATACCTTGACGCCTGTCAAGTCGAGTCCCTCGCTGAAGCGGCGGATGAACACTCGTTGCTGGTCTACGTCCTTGCCTACACCGGCCTTCGTTTTGGAGAGTTAGCCGGGCTTCAGGTTGCAAACGTTGACCTCATGCGGCGGCGTTTCAGGGTCGAGCGCTCTGTTACTGAGGTCAATGGGGCTTTAGTTTATTCGTCCCCTAAGGATCATCAACGCCGCTCAG
The window above is part of the Dermabacter vaginalis genome. Proteins encoded here:
- a CDS encoding helix-turn-helix transcriptional regulator, encoding MSTTPAPELMFVSETAKYIRRTERGLRQMIYEGKAPKHGKVAGRIMFRKSDVDAWINEQFESSETAA
- a CDS encoding tyrosine-type recombinase/integrase; the encoded protein is MTASDVTGAFVDPSRGRVTISSIADVWLQTPSWTESTRARNRSIVGTYIIPRWGSVRVDRVAYETVQAWVNELSLTLAPTTVHKVAGVLRSILRVAVKSRRIAVNPASDLELPRPKVKARRYLDACQVESLAEAADEHSLLVYVLAYTGLRFGELAGLQVANVDLMRRRFRVERSVTEVNGALVYSSPKDHQRRSVPYPAFLDDEIRALVSGRSLEAPLFTSPLGGVLRSRNVRRDWFDLAAKIAGVEGLTPHELRHTAASMAISAGATPLGVQRMLGHEKASVTLDVYSDLFDSDLDDVSNRMGALRSKASEGKMRAI